AATCATAGAAATAAGATCTAATATAGGAAGATGTTTTTCCATTTTTTTGATTTCGTCTTCACCAACAGCTTGTAAAACTTCTCTAATCCTAGTTGGATCTTCTTTATGGTGAGATAATGCAGTAGCCAAAAGCTTAGCATTTGGCCCTTTTTCGCCTTTCAACTCATTTAATGCAGTAAGAATATCATCTTGTTCCACTAATAATTCAATCTTTTTAATTAACCTAAAACTACTATCACGATATTTTAGAAAAAATATCATCTTTTCAATAATAACCGCTAAACAGAAAATTGAAGCAATTAATAAGGGGATGGACATCGGCCCTCCTAATGTTAAAAAATTCCAAATCCTAGTTATACTCAAGTTCTATCACTCC
This genomic interval from Halanaerobiaceae bacterium ANBcell28 contains the following:
- a CDS encoding MotA/TolQ/ExbB proton channel family protein, whose amino-acid sequence is MSITRIWNFLTLGGPMSIPLLIASIFCLAVIIEKMIFFLKYRDSSFRLIKKIELLVEQDDILTALNELKGEKGPNAKLLATALSHHKEDPTRIREVLQAVGEDEIKKMEKHLPILDLISMITPLLGLLGTVIGIISSFNILSTAAGVADPSQISGGIAAALISTALGLIIAIPSAIFYSYFSNIVSTKAHEMNLSMVDIMDVVAHGREDNVQDYS